One stretch of Enterobacter sp. RHBSTW-00994 DNA includes these proteins:
- the smrB gene encoding endonuclease SmrB: MKKKKSLSEEDQSLFRQLMTGTRQIKQDTIVHRPIRKKVTEVPVKRLLQEQADNSHYFSDEFQPLLNTQGAVKYVREDVSHFELKKLRRGDYSPELFLDLHGLTQMQAKQELGALIAACRREHVFCTCVMHGHGKHILKQQTPLWLAQHPHVMAFHQAPKEYGGDAALLVLIEIEEWQPPELP; this comes from the coding sequence ATGAAAAAGAAAAAGTCGCTCAGCGAGGAGGATCAGTCGCTCTTTCGCCAGCTAATGACAGGGACACGCCAAATCAAGCAGGACACCATTGTCCATCGCCCGATACGCAAAAAAGTCACTGAAGTGCCGGTAAAACGTTTACTGCAGGAGCAGGCGGACAACAGCCACTATTTTTCGGACGAATTCCAGCCGCTGCTGAATACACAGGGTGCAGTCAAATATGTACGCGAAGACGTTAGCCATTTTGAGCTGAAAAAATTACGTCGAGGGGATTACTCACCAGAGCTCTTTCTTGACCTTCATGGTCTGACGCAGATGCAGGCAAAACAGGAACTGGGGGCGTTGATCGCCGCTTGTCGTCGTGAACATGTCTTTTGCACCTGCGTTATGCATGGCCACGGTAAACATATTCTTAAGCAGCAGACACCGCTGTGGTTGGCTCAGCATCCACACGTCATGGCGTTTCACCAGGCCCCAAAAGAATACGGGGGAGATGCGGCGCTATTGGTACTGATTGAGATTGAGGAGTGGCAGCCACCAGAGCTGCCCTGA
- the mepA gene encoding penicillin-insensitive murein endopeptidase, producing MKKTAIALLALLASGASLAATPWQKITHPVAGSAQSIGAFSNGCIVGAQELPLQSGTYQVMRTDQRRYFGHPDLITFIQRLGSQVHNRGLGTLLIGDMGMPAGGRFNGGHASHQTGLDVDIFLQLPKARWSSAQLLKPQALDLVARDGKNVVPSLWSQDVSSLIKLAAKDDDVTRIFVNPAIKQQLCLDAGTDRDWLRKVRPWFQHRAHMHVRLRCPANSLECEDQPLPPPGDGCGAELQSWFEPAKPGTSKPEKKTPPPLPPSCQALLDEHVL from the coding sequence ATGAAAAAAACCGCAATTGCTCTGCTGGCCCTGCTTGCCAGCGGGGCCAGTCTGGCAGCCACTCCCTGGCAAAAAATCACCCATCCTGTGGCGGGCAGTGCACAATCTATTGGTGCATTTTCAAACGGCTGTATCGTTGGGGCACAAGAATTACCGCTGCAGTCCGGTACTTATCAGGTGATGCGTACCGATCAGCGACGCTATTTTGGTCATCCTGATTTAATCACCTTCATCCAGAGACTGGGGAGCCAGGTGCATAACCGGGGGCTGGGAACTCTGTTGATAGGTGATATGGGCATGCCGGCTGGCGGACGGTTTAATGGTGGTCATGCCAGCCACCAGACGGGGCTGGATGTTGATATCTTCCTGCAACTACCGAAAGCGCGCTGGAGTTCGGCGCAACTGCTTAAGCCGCAGGCGCTCGATCTGGTCGCCCGTGACGGAAAAAATGTTGTGCCTTCGCTCTGGTCGCAGGATGTCTCAAGCTTGATAAAACTGGCGGCAAAAGATGACGATGTCACCCGTATTTTTGTGAATCCGGCGATTAAACAACAGTTGTGCCTTGATGCCGGAACCGATCGCGACTGGTTGCGTAAAGTACGCCCATGGTTCCAGCATCGTGCGCATATGCACGTCCGTTTGCGCTGTCCGGCAAATAGCCTGGAATGTGAAGACCAACCGCTGCCTCCACCGGGTGACGGCTGTGGTGCAGAACTGCAAAGCTGGTTTGAACCGGCCAAACCTGGAACCTCTAAGCCTGAGAAGAAGACACCGCCTCCGTTGCCGCCTTCCTGCCAGGCGCTACTGGATGAGCATGTACTCTAA
- the prmB gene encoding 50S ribosomal protein L3 N(5)-glutamine methyltransferase — protein MDKIFVDEAVNELHTIQDMLRWSVSRFSAANIWYGHGTDNPWDEAVQLVLPSLYLPLDIPEDMRTARLTSSEKHRIVERVIRRVNERIPVAYLTNKAWFCGHEFYVDERVLVPRSPIGELINNHFAGLIDHHPQHILDMCTGSGCIAIACAYAFPEAEVDAVDISTDALAVTEHNIEEHGLINHVTPIRSDLFRDLPALQYDLIVTNPPYVDAEDMSDLPNEYRHEPELGLASGSDGLKLTRRILACAPDYLTDNGILICEVGNSMVHLMEQYPDVPFTWLEFDNGGDGVFMLTKAQLLDAREYFSIYKD, from the coding sequence GTGGATAAAATATTTGTCGATGAAGCAGTAAACGAGCTGCATACCATACAGGACATGTTGCGTTGGTCGGTTAGCCGCTTCAGCGCCGCCAACATCTGGTACGGCCATGGCACGGATAATCCATGGGATGAGGCGGTTCAACTGGTGTTGCCTTCTCTCTACCTGCCGCTGGATATTCCTGAGGACATGCGCACTGCGCGCCTGACGTCCAGTGAAAAACACCGCATTGTTGAGCGTGTGATCCGCCGTGTTAATGAGCGCATTCCTGTCGCCTACCTGACCAACAAGGCCTGGTTCTGTGGCCACGAATTCTACGTTGATGAGCGTGTATTGGTTCCACGCTCTCCGATTGGTGAGCTGATCAACAACCATTTTGCCGGTCTTATCGATCATCATCCACAGCACATCCTGGATATGTGTACCGGTAGCGGCTGTATTGCTATTGCCTGCGCCTACGCCTTCCCGGAAGCGGAAGTAGATGCGGTGGATATCTCTACCGACGCGCTGGCGGTAACCGAACACAACATTGAAGAGCATGGGCTGATTAACCATGTCACGCCAATCCGTTCCGATCTGTTCCGTGATCTTCCCGCGCTCCAGTACGATCTGATTGTCACCAACCCGCCGTACGTTGATGCAGAAGATATGTCTGACCTGCCGAATGAATATCGCCACGAGCCTGAACTGGGTCTGGCATCGGGGTCCGATGGTTTGAAACTGACTCGTCGTATTCTGGCCTGCGCGCCGGATTATCTGACTGACAACGGCATTCTGATTTGTGAAGTCGGTAACAGCATGGTACATCTGATGGAGCAATACCCGGATGTGCCGTTCACCTGGCTTGAGTTCGATAATGGTGGTGACGGCGTCTTTATGTTGACGAAAGCGCAGCTCCTTGATGCGCGCGAATACTTCAGCATCTACAAAGACTAA
- the aroC gene encoding chorismate synthase, producing the protein MAGNSIGQLFRVTTFGESHGLALGCIVDGVPPGIELTEADLQHDLDRRRPGTSRYTTQRREPDQVKILSGVFEGRTTGTSIGLLIENTDQRSQDYGTIKDVFRPGHADYTYEQKYGFRDYRGGGRSSARETAMRVAAGAIAKKYLAQKFGIVIRGCLTQMGDIPLAIKDWDQVEQNPFFCADADKLDALDELMRGLKKEGDSIGAKVTVVADGVPAGWGEPVFDRLDADIAHAMMSINAVKGVEIGDGFDVVALRGSQNRDEITKDGFQSNHAGGILGGISSGQQIVANIALKPTSSITVPGRTINRSGDEVEMITKGRHDPCVGIRAVPIAEAMLAIVLMDHFLRQRAQNADVTTSIPRW; encoded by the coding sequence ATGGCAGGAAACAGTATTGGACAATTATTCCGGGTGACCACCTTTGGTGAGTCACATGGGCTGGCATTAGGTTGCATTGTTGACGGCGTACCGCCAGGCATTGAACTGACCGAAGCTGATTTACAGCACGATCTTGACCGCCGCCGTCCGGGAACCTCTCGCTACACCACGCAGCGTCGCGAGCCGGATCAGGTCAAAATTCTCTCCGGTGTTTTCGAAGGTCGCACGACAGGGACCAGTATTGGTTTGCTGATTGAAAATACCGATCAGCGTTCGCAAGATTACGGCACGATCAAAGACGTGTTCCGTCCGGGTCATGCGGATTATACCTATGAACAAAAATACGGCTTTCGCGACTATCGCGGCGGCGGACGTTCTTCCGCCCGTGAAACGGCGATGCGCGTAGCTGCAGGAGCAATTGCCAAGAAATACCTGGCGCAGAAATTTGGCATCGTGATCCGCGGGTGTTTAACCCAGATGGGCGATATTCCACTGGCGATTAAAGACTGGGATCAGGTTGAGCAAAACCCCTTCTTCTGCGCTGATGCCGATAAGCTGGACGCACTGGACGAACTGATGCGTGGCCTGAAAAAAGAGGGCGACTCCATTGGGGCTAAAGTGACCGTGGTTGCTGACGGTGTGCCGGCAGGCTGGGGCGAGCCGGTCTTTGATCGTCTGGATGCTGATATTGCTCATGCAATGATGAGCATTAATGCGGTGAAAGGCGTGGAGATTGGTGATGGTTTTGACGTGGTGGCGCTGCGTGGCAGCCAGAATCGCGATGAAATTACCAAAGACGGATTCCAGAGCAACCATGCGGGTGGCATTCTCGGTGGTATCAGCAGCGGCCAGCAGATTGTGGCGAACATTGCGCTGAAACCGACGTCGAGTATTACTGTACCGGGCCGCACGATTAACCGCTCTGGTGACGAAGTTGAGATGATCACCAAGGGACGTCACGATCCTTGTGTGGGGATCCGCGCAGTGCCGATCGCAGAAGCGATGCTGGCGATCGTGCTGATGGATCACTTCCTGCGCCAGCGCGCGCAAAATGCCGATGTGACGACCTCCATTCCACGCTGGTAA
- the sixA gene encoding phosphohistidine phosphatase SixA — protein MQVFIMRHGDAALDAASDSVRPLTTCGCDESRQMAIWFKGQKVDIERVLVSPFLRAEQTLDVVGECIHLPESVDVLPELTPCGDVGLVSAYLQALCNEGVASALVISHLPLVGYLVSELCPGETPPMFTTSAIANVTLDETGKGVFNWQMSPCNLKMAKAI, from the coding sequence ATGCAAGTTTTTATCATGCGTCATGGTGACGCGGCACTCGATGCCGCCAGTGACTCAGTACGTCCTTTGACAACCTGTGGCTGCGACGAATCCCGTCAAATGGCAATCTGGTTTAAAGGTCAAAAAGTGGACATTGAACGTGTTCTGGTGAGTCCGTTCCTGCGTGCAGAACAGACGCTGGATGTGGTAGGAGAGTGTATTCACCTGCCGGAAAGCGTAGATGTTCTTCCTGAGCTTACTCCGTGCGGCGATGTCGGCCTTGTCAGCGCGTATCTTCAGGCACTTTGCAATGAAGGTGTTGCTTCTGCGCTGGTCATTTCCCATTTGCCACTCGTGGGTTATCTGGTGTCTGAATTGTGCCCAGGTGAAACGCCACCAATGTTCACGACCTCCGCTATTGCCAATGTCACTCTCGACGAAACCGGCAAAGGGGTATTCAACTGGCAAATGAGTCCGTGCAACCTGAAGATGGCGAAAGCGATCTGA